One stretch of Oceanimonas pelagia DNA includes these proteins:
- a CDS encoding DEAD/DEAH box helicase: MAQHNDTFRDFGLDTRLVRALDHQGLDTPTEIQLKAIPVVLAGHDLLASSKTGSGKTLAYLLPALQRLMKTRALSKRDPRALILAPTRELARQVYAQLRSLTGSSFHIALLLGGENFNDQLKALRRQPDVIVATPGRLANHLDARSLMLNGLELLILDEADRMLDLGFAPQLERIHRAADHRRRQTLMFSATLDHAEANAMAATLLNAPKRVAVGEAHAEHQDIEQRFVLGDHLDHKQALLEHLLTTEPYQQAIIFTATRADTERLASHLQQQGLTTAALHGDMSQAERNRIMDGFARGQQKVLITTDVASRGLDLLQVSLVINFDMPKQPEEYVHRIGRTGRAGASGTAVSLVGPRDWDAFKRVEAFLQRTVSFTEIESLPGKFRGLRPPARKHGFRGKPGGRPGTTQGRAPAGQKPARRPGPKRPAGFTGQSPAGGTDDGMAPMRRKKPRPEQE, translated from the coding sequence TTGGCGCAACATAACGACACTTTCCGCGATTTTGGACTGGATACCCGTCTTGTTCGAGCATTGGATCACCAGGGGCTGGACACCCCCACCGAGATCCAGCTGAAGGCTATTCCCGTGGTGCTGGCCGGCCATGATCTGCTGGCGTCCTCCAAAACCGGCTCCGGCAAGACCCTGGCCTATTTGCTGCCGGCCCTGCAACGGCTGATGAAAACCCGGGCCCTGAGCAAGCGCGACCCGCGCGCGCTGATCCTGGCCCCCACCCGCGAGCTGGCCCGCCAGGTGTATGCCCAGTTGCGCTCCCTGACCGGCAGCAGCTTTCACATTGCCCTGCTGCTGGGGGGCGAAAACTTTAACGATCAGCTCAAGGCGCTGCGCCGCCAGCCCGACGTGATCGTGGCCACCCCGGGCCGGCTGGCCAACCATCTGGATGCCCGTTCACTGATGCTCAACGGCCTGGAGCTGCTGATCCTCGACGAAGCCGACCGCATGCTGGATCTGGGCTTTGCCCCCCAGCTTGAACGCATTCACCGGGCCGCCGATCACCGCCGCCGCCAGACCCTGATGTTTTCCGCCACCCTGGATCACGCCGAGGCCAATGCCATGGCCGCCACCCTGCTGAACGCCCCCAAGCGGGTGGCGGTGGGCGAGGCCCATGCCGAACATCAGGACATTGAGCAGCGCTTTGTGCTGGGGGATCACCTGGATCACAAGCAGGCGTTGCTGGAGCACCTGCTGACCACTGAACCCTATCAGCAGGCCATTATCTTTACCGCCACCCGGGCCGACACCGAGCGCCTGGCCAGCCACCTGCAACAGCAGGGGCTGACCACGGCGGCATTGCACGGCGACATGAGCCAGGCCGAGCGCAACCGCATTATGGACGGCTTTGCCCGGGGCCAGCAGAAGGTGCTGATCACCACGGACGTGGCCTCACGCGGGCTGGATCTGCTGCAGGTATCGCTGGTGATCAACTTCGACATGCCCAAGCAGCCGGAAGAATACGTGCACCGCATCGGCCGCACCGGCCGGGCCGGCGCCAGCGGCACCGCCGTCTCCCTGGTGGGGCCCCGGGACTGGGACGCCTTCAAGCGGGTGGAGGCGTTTTTGCAGCGCACCGTCAGCTTTACCGAAATCGAAAGCCTGCCGGGCAAGTTCAGGGGGCTTCGCCCTCCGGCCCGCAAGCACGGCTTCAGGGGCAAACCCGGCGGCAGACCCGGCACCACCCAGGGCCGCGCTCCGGCCGGCCAGAAACCGGCCCGTCGCCCGGGTCCCAAACGCCCCGCCGGCTTTACCGGGCAAAGCCCGGCCGGCGGCACCGACGACGGCATGGCACCGATGAGGCGCAAAAAGCCCAGACCCGAGCAGGAATAA
- a CDS encoding ABC transporter substrate-binding protein, which translates to MFRKCLLVLCACLMSVPALAGERQITDLLGRTVTLPERVDRMILSEARLLYILMPLQKDDPFAHVVAWSDDMERADPDTYFRLAEAFPGTVNRLPRFGHPGKVTFDVERALTLDAQLVVVNQSYYQLWQENGTLDKLDKAGIAVVFVDFRDEPVANTGPSIRILGEVLHKEKEAEAVNTFIEQKMARVNERLRGLADEERPLVLMERASGMGDCCRVFGPNNFGHFVELAGGRNWGSDKTRALSLDINPEALVTEPFDLIIGTGANWQLAYPEVTSINLGYAADSDNLQQGLAALSQRPGWPAIDAVANRQFYGIWHQFYNHPAWFAAVEAMARWMHPERMQGIDAEADLREYHERFMPFAYEGHFWVKMQ; encoded by the coding sequence ATGTTCAGAAAATGCCTGCTGGTACTCTGTGCCTGCCTGATGTCGGTGCCGGCCCTGGCCGGCGAGCGCCAAATTACCGATCTGTTGGGGCGCACCGTCACCCTGCCCGAGCGAGTGGATCGCATGATCCTGTCGGAAGCCCGTTTGCTGTACATACTGATGCCGCTGCAAAAGGATGATCCCTTTGCCCATGTGGTGGCCTGGTCGGACGACATGGAGCGGGCCGATCCCGATACCTATTTCAGGCTGGCCGAGGCCTTTCCCGGCACCGTGAACCGGCTGCCGCGTTTTGGTCATCCGGGCAAGGTGACCTTTGATGTGGAGCGAGCGCTGACCCTGGATGCCCAGCTGGTGGTGGTGAATCAGTCCTATTACCAGTTGTGGCAGGAAAACGGCACCCTCGACAAGCTCGACAAGGCCGGCATCGCGGTGGTGTTCGTGGACTTTCGCGATGAGCCGGTGGCCAACACCGGCCCCAGCATTCGCATTCTCGGCGAAGTGCTGCACAAGGAAAAAGAAGCCGAGGCGGTCAACACCTTTATCGAGCAGAAAATGGCCCGGGTGAACGAACGCCTGCGGGGGCTGGCCGACGAAGAGCGGCCGCTGGTACTGATGGAGCGGGCGTCCGGCATGGGCGACTGCTGCCGGGTGTTTGGTCCCAACAACTTTGGTCATTTCGTGGAACTGGCCGGTGGCCGCAACTGGGGCAGCGACAAAACCCGGGCGCTGTCGCTGGACATTAACCCCGAGGCGCTGGTGACCGAACCCTTTGATCTGATCATCGGTACCGGTGCCAACTGGCAGCTGGCCTATCCCGAAGTCACCAGCATCAACCTGGGCTATGCCGCCGACAGCGACAACCTGCAGCAGGGACTGGCCGCCCTCAGCCAGCGTCCGGGCTGGCCCGCCATCGACGCCGTGGCCAACAGGCAGTTTTACGGCATCTGGCACCAGTTCTACAATCACCCGGCCTGGTTCGCCGCGGTGGAAGCCATGGCCCGCTGGATGCATCCTGAACGCATGCAGGGCATCGATGCCGAAGCCGACCTGCGGGAATACCATGAGCGCTTTATGCCCTTTGCCTATGAAGGTCACTTCTGGGTAAAAATGCAATGA
- a CDS encoding sigma-54 interaction domain-containing protein, whose translation MPFNARSGSGLTRELIEVLFPMFEQASAGAIAVDRHSRISWINARYARLLGLADTHSVIGRPVRSVIPHSRMPEVVESGQPLLVDIMEYHTQQLVVTRLPLFDELGRVSGAVAFVLYDDLQPLTPLVSKYRRLHQDLQAAKRALASHGRRTRYQLGDFAGATPAALEVKRRARLAAGRDMPVLLLGETGTGKEVLAQSIHALSSRAEGPFVGVNLAAIPDSLLEAEFFGVAPGAYTGADKRSREGKFQLANGGTLFLDEVGDMPLALQAKLLRVLQEQEVEPLGSNRVVPVNVRVMAATSRDLGAMVADGSFRSDLYYRLNVLEIAIPPLRQRLGDLGILCEVLLEEICAGGSRVEITDAGIAALGRYHWPGNIRELRNVLERAWTMSEEAELLDAGLIDRVLPLAGPEPAGEPVLPEPSATPGVRPLAEVLARAEAEAIHAALEQAGGNRTQAARLLGISRSVFYDKLARHS comes from the coding sequence ATGCCGTTTAATGCACGGTCAGGCAGTGGCCTGACCCGCGAGCTGATAGAAGTGTTGTTTCCCATGTTTGAGCAGGCCAGTGCCGGCGCCATTGCGGTGGACCGGCACAGCCGCATCAGCTGGATCAACGCCCGTTACGCGCGACTGCTGGGGCTGGCAGACACCCATTCGGTGATCGGCCGGCCGGTGCGCTCGGTGATTCCCCACAGTCGTATGCCGGAAGTGGTGGAAAGCGGCCAGCCGCTGCTGGTCGATATCATGGAATACCACACCCAGCAGCTGGTGGTGACCCGGTTGCCGCTGTTTGACGAGCTGGGGCGAGTGAGTGGTGCCGTGGCCTTTGTGCTGTATGACGATCTGCAGCCGCTCACGCCCCTGGTCAGCAAATATCGCCGCCTGCATCAGGATCTGCAGGCCGCCAAACGCGCCCTGGCCAGCCACGGACGGCGCACCCGCTATCAGCTCGGCGATTTTGCCGGCGCCACCCCGGCGGCGCTGGAGGTCAAGCGCCGGGCCCGGCTGGCGGCAGGGCGGGACATGCCGGTGCTGCTGCTGGGAGAAACCGGTACCGGCAAGGAAGTGCTGGCCCAGTCCATTCATGCTCTGTCTTCCCGGGCCGAGGGACCCTTTGTGGGAGTGAACCTGGCGGCCATTCCCGACAGCCTGCTGGAAGCCGAGTTTTTCGGCGTGGCCCCCGGTGCCTATACCGGTGCCGACAAGCGCAGTCGTGAGGGCAAATTTCAGCTTGCCAACGGCGGCACCCTGTTTCTGGACGAGGTGGGCGACATGCCTCTGGCGCTGCAGGCCAAGCTGCTGCGGGTGCTGCAGGAGCAGGAAGTCGAGCCCCTGGGCTCCAACCGGGTGGTGCCGGTGAACGTGCGGGTCATGGCGGCCACCAGCCGGGATCTGGGTGCCATGGTGGCCGACGGCAGTTTTCGCTCCGATCTCTATTACCGGCTCAATGTGCTGGAGATCGCCATACCGCCGTTGCGCCAGCGGCTGGGAGACCTGGGCATATTGTGCGAGGTGCTGCTGGAGGAGATCTGCGCTGGCGGAAGCCGGGTGGAGATCACCGATGCCGGCATTGCCGCCCTCGGCCGGTATCACTGGCCGGGCAATATTCGCGAGCTGCGCAATGTGCTGGAGCGGGCCTGGACCATGAGCGAAGAAGCCGAGCTGCTCGACGCCGGGCTGATTGACCGGGTATTGCCGCTGGCCGGGCCTGAGCCGGCCGGCGAGCCGGTATTGCCGGAGCCATCCGCCACTCCCGGTGTGCGCCCCCTGGCCGAGGTGCTGGCCCGCGCCGAGGCTGAGGCCATTCACGCCGCTCTTGAGCAGGCCGGTGGCAACCGCACCCAGGCCGCCCGCCTGCTGGGCATTTCCCGCTCGGTTTTTTACGACAAGCTTGCCCGCCATTCCTGA
- a CDS encoding FecCD family ABC transporter permease produces the protein MSEHAGVTAPDAPFHYQRHQGKRTQWVAFGAALLLGIFLLDMTIGPGQLGLGQVLNTLLSPDKADIKSRFIVWDIRLPVALMAILVGAALGGAGALMQTILNNPLAEPFTLGVSHAAAFGAALAIAFGTSLLPWEWAQGYIITLNAFVFACLSALVIFLVSRMRGATQETMILTGIAILFVFSALNAMLQFAASAETLQQIVFWAMGSLGRATWPKVGVAAALLALACALLWRSAWRLTALRMGDEAAEAMGVNVTRIRLVVLMLSSLLAAVAVAFVGIIGFVGLVGPHMARMLLGEDQRFFLPGSMLFGAILLTVAEILSKIIISGVLLPIGITTSLIGVPFFVFLLVVVRRRSAA, from the coding sequence ATGAGTGAGCACGCCGGAGTGACGGCGCCGGATGCGCCCTTTCACTATCAGCGCCATCAGGGTAAACGCACACAATGGGTGGCCTTCGGGGCTGCCCTGCTGCTGGGTATTTTTCTGCTCGACATGACCATAGGGCCGGGGCAGCTGGGACTGGGGCAGGTGCTGAATACCCTGCTCAGCCCCGATAAGGCGGATATCAAGTCCCGCTTTATTGTGTGGGACATTCGTCTGCCGGTGGCGCTGATGGCCATACTGGTGGGAGCGGCCCTGGGCGGGGCCGGCGCCCTGATGCAGACCATTCTCAACAACCCCCTGGCCGAGCCCTTTACCCTGGGAGTGTCTCACGCCGCCGCCTTTGGCGCGGCCCTGGCCATTGCCTTTGGCACTTCTCTGCTGCCCTGGGAATGGGCGCAGGGCTATATCATCACCCTGAATGCCTTTGTGTTTGCCTGCCTGAGTGCCCTGGTGATTTTTCTGGTCAGCCGCATGCGCGGTGCCACTCAGGAAACCATGATCCTCACCGGCATTGCCATTCTGTTTGTGTTTTCGGCCCTGAACGCCATGCTGCAGTTTGCCGCCAGTGCCGAAACCCTGCAGCAGATCGTGTTCTGGGCCATGGGCTCCCTGGGCCGGGCCACCTGGCCCAAGGTGGGGGTGGCGGCGGCCTTGCTGGCGCTGGCCTGCGCCCTGTTGTGGCGCAGCGCCTGGCGGCTGACCGCCCTGCGCATGGGCGATGAGGCCGCCGAGGCCATGGGCGTGAACGTCACCCGTATTCGGCTGGTGGTGCTGATGCTGTCGTCGCTGCTGGCGGCGGTGGCGGTGGCCTTTGTGGGCATTATCGGTTTTGTCGGACTGGTGGGCCCGCATATGGCGCGCATGCTGCTGGGAGAAGATCAGCGCTTTTTCCTGCCCGGATCCATGCTGTTTGGTGCCATTTTGCTTACCGTGGCCGAAATCCTGTCCAAGATCATCATTTCCGGCGTGCTGCTGCCCATCGGCATTACCACCTCGCTGATCGGCGTGCCGTTTTTCGTGTTTTTGCTGGTGGTGGTCCGCAGAAGGAGTGCAGCATGA
- a CDS encoding ABC transporter ATP-binding protein yields MSLVLEQLSLGYRRELIVNELSLAAGAGRLCVLLGPNGTGKSTLLKGIAGLLAPKQGRVLLNGEDLAGMSRARRAGKVVYLPQITPTGARITVFEAVLMALKVHGAVRVTEADLAAVRDVLDELGVAHLSARYLEQLSGGQRQLVAIAQALIRKPEVLLLDEPTSALDLYHSLHIMAVLRRLTRAQNMVTLVAIHDLNLAARTADDVLAVKGGSLQAFGPLHQCLSPELVHTLYGVEADLLTGPDGSLLVHPRLAG; encoded by the coding sequence ATGAGTCTTGTTCTGGAACAACTGAGCCTGGGCTATCGCCGGGAGCTTATCGTCAACGAGCTGAGTCTTGCCGCCGGCGCCGGCCGGCTCTGCGTGCTGCTGGGCCCCAATGGCACCGGCAAGTCGACCCTGCTCAAGGGCATTGCGGGTTTGCTGGCCCCGAAACAGGGTCGAGTACTGCTTAACGGTGAGGATCTGGCCGGCATGAGCCGGGCCCGCCGGGCGGGCAAGGTGGTGTATCTGCCCCAGATCACGCCGACCGGGGCCCGGATTACCGTGTTTGAGGCGGTGCTGATGGCGCTCAAGGTGCACGGTGCGGTGCGGGTGACAGAGGCGGATCTGGCGGCGGTACGCGATGTGCTCGACGAGCTGGGGGTGGCGCACTTGTCGGCCCGCTATCTGGAGCAGCTCTCCGGCGGCCAGCGGCAGCTGGTGGCCATTGCCCAGGCGCTGATCCGCAAGCCCGAAGTGTTGCTGCTGGACGAGCCCACCAGCGCGCTGGATCTGTACCATTCGCTGCATATCATGGCGGTGCTGCGGCGGCTGACCAGAGCGCAGAACATGGTGACCCTGGTGGCCATTCACGATCTCAACCTGGCGGCGCGCACCGCCGATGACGTGCTGGCGGTCAAGGGCGGCAGCCTGCAGGCCTTTGGTCCACTGCATCAGTGCCTGAGTCCCGAACTGGTGCACACCCTCTACGGGGTGGAGGCGGATCTGCTGACCGGCCCAGACGGCAGCCTGCTGGTGCACCCCCGGCTGGCGGGCTGA
- a CDS encoding TRAP transporter substrate-binding protein, translated as MSINRKVSALSMAALFCAGLAATPAMAEKVRWQVPLAFPSHLVGLTTPVKHLSESLAAISGGDVQLRYYEPGELVPPFEIMDAVGSGKYPAGYTWVGYDQGTIPALPLYSGAPFNMEPPAYLAWYYEGDGKALLEEIYAERNIHPMLCSIIGPEGAGWFKQQISSLDDFQGLRIRFAGIGGKVLEELGSSVTMVPGAEIFQSLERNTIDATEFSQPAIDKMLGLDQIVKNYIMPGWHQTLTTSHLLVNKDVWNKLEPETRALVEMGCESATLKGFAQSEWAQPTALRDYEKEGVTAQVLPEPVLRELEKVTNRVMDDIAAEDEMFKRVLTSQREFMKHHSIWHGKGYLPRDFYQYN; from the coding sequence ATGTCGATAAACCGCAAAGTATCTGCACTGAGTATGGCCGCCCTGTTCTGCGCCGGTCTGGCCGCCACCCCCGCCATGGCGGAAAAGGTGCGCTGGCAGGTGCCGCTGGCCTTTCCGTCCCACCTGGTGGGGCTGACCACACCGGTGAAGCACCTCTCCGAGTCGCTGGCGGCCATTTCCGGCGGCGATGTGCAGCTGCGCTATTACGAGCCCGGGGAGCTGGTGCCGCCCTTTGAGATCATGGACGCGGTGGGCTCGGGCAAGTATCCGGCCGGCTACACCTGGGTGGGTTACGATCAGGGCACCATTCCGGCCCTGCCACTCTATTCCGGCGCCCCCTTCAATATGGAGCCGCCCGCCTACCTGGCCTGGTATTACGAGGGCGACGGCAAGGCGCTGCTGGAAGAGATTTACGCCGAACGCAATATTCACCCTATGCTGTGCAGCATTATCGGTCCGGAAGGGGCGGGCTGGTTCAAGCAGCAGATTTCCAGCCTGGACGATTTTCAGGGCCTGCGCATTCGCTTTGCCGGCATCGGCGGCAAGGTGCTTGAAGAGCTGGGCTCTTCGGTGACCATGGTGCCCGGCGCCGAGATCTTTCAGTCGCTGGAGCGCAACACCATAGACGCCACCGAGTTTTCCCAGCCCGCCATCGACAAGATGCTGGGGCTGGATCAGATCGTGAAAAACTACATCATGCCCGGCTGGCACCAGACCCTGACCACCTCTCACCTGCTGGTGAACAAGGACGTGTGGAACAAGCTTGAGCCCGAAACCCGCGCCCTGGTGGAAATGGGCTGCGAGTCCGCCACCCTCAAGGGCTTTGCCCAGAGCGAATGGGCCCAGCCCACGGCGCTCAGGGACTATGAAAAGGAAGGGGTCACCGCCCAGGTGCTGCCCGAGCCGGTGCTGCGTGAGCTGGAAAAGGTCACCAACCGGGTGATGGACGACATTGCCGCCGAAGACGAGATGTTCAAGCGGGTGCTCACCAGCCAGCGCGAGTTTATGAAGCACCATTCCATCTGGCACGGCAAGGGCTACCTGCCCCGCGACTTCTATCAGTACAACTAA